ATGGTGATTGATGTATCTTCCAGGCAGAATATTGTGATCTGTCCACGCACGAATACCAAATATCACAGTGTAATAAATGTGTAATGTAGTCAATAAGGGAATACATGAGGCGGATAATGATAGGCATTATGGAAACAGCCtcaattatatatataaataaacaaaattgaGGCCGTgacaaaatacatttgaaataaatATTTACAGTACATCAAAATGCATCACGGTAGAAGAACGCGAGAGAACGGCAGAGTTTCAAATCTAATGCGTCACATCTTCAAAAACCTTCCAAgtcacaacacctcacctccaCTACAGTCAATCACAGTTTTTCCTTTTCCAGCCTTCTACTTCCACTTCTCCTTCTCAACCTTGCGCCTTCCCATACTCCAACCCTGTTGACATTCTTCTTCACATCTTTTCTCTGGACTACACATATTCCTTTAGGGGCACGCTGTTGGAGGTGATGGGTTTCGGAGGATCAGGTGCGAGGGGGGAGGGGCGCGTGTTAGGAAAGCTCCGGCCCATGTACCCCCGGCGGTACTCCCCTCCTCCGCTCTCGATATGGGGGCAGGTGCTGCTCAGCACGGCCCCGCTGATCATCAGAATAACCGCAGATGCCCAGCCCAGGTAGATCGCCTGGCCCAGCTCTCGCTTGTACATGACAGGCACTTTGGGGTTGTAGAAGTCCTGGACCACCGTGTTGGCGGTCCAGGAGACGGGCACCAGCACGCACAGGCCCGTCAGGATGAATAGCACGCCGCCGGAGAGGGCGATGCCTGCCTTGGCGCGGCGGTCGTCACCAGCGCACGTGGTGCATTTCATTCCACAGCAGGACACGGTGCAGGACAGCCAGCCCAGGAAAATTGCCACACACATGAGGGCACGAGCTGCCTGGAGGTCCGGGGGCAGAGCCAGAATGGAGTCGTAGGTCTTGCACTGCATGTGGCCCGTGGCCTGGTAGATGCAGTTCATCCAGATGCCCTCCCACTTGATCTCGGAGGTGAGGATGTTGCTGCCGATGAAGGCGGACACCTTCCACTGAGGCAAGGCCGTCACAGCGATGGCCATGACCCAACCTGTTACCGCACAGGTGAAGCTGATCAATTGCATGCCTGTGTTGACCATGATGGCTGCTCTTGATGTCTTCTGACCACCTGAAACTGACCTTTACCCTTGACTATGTCTTCTTTCTCACTTCAAGGCCCACTCCTTTGCTATACCTGCCTGCTCTGTCTGGGCCTGAATTTGAGTCACTCACAGTCCTTTTCCTGAAATTACTTTCCTTTCTCAAGCTTCTTATGTCTCCGTTTCTTTTCAACATCTGGTCAGATGTCTTCAATGTAGCTTTTGTTTTTTAACTCAAGGTTTTTCCCCCCAGTGATCGGAGTGACAGGTGgtggcagagggagagaagactccATTGCTTTCCTCCCTCTATCTATTGAAATGATTCATTATTTAAGAACCAATGACTGTGCAGCCACTTGTGGCAGCTCCCCTATTTTGGATTGATTGAGCTTCAGAGACGTCACCATCAGACCCAGTGGGTTTGTGCGTAGGGTACAATTGGATGTCAACAGTTCTGGCCCTGTAACCTCACACTAACCCAAGCGCGGAGCTGATTACATGAAAAGTGTCTATTACCCCACAGGTTTGGTGTGGCCTTACCTAGATGGGTCATGCCAATAGAACCTGATACTCGATCAAGGGACATCGCTGAAGATGTACGCCATCGCTGGAAGGCAAAAACAACTGATACAGTCCCACGAGCAAAGAGGTTCCACAGaaggtaaacaaaacaaaaagaccGATGTCTTGATAAAGCGCAAATAAAGGCTTGGTCCAATTCTGGCCTTTGTCCAAGTGCATCCAAACTATGCCTCCAAATGCACCAAAGCTTGATGGTTGATGCAAAACAAGTTTCACCGCTACAGCTTAAAAATGGAGTTACGGTGTCTTGGAGAACAAAGCCCGGGAAAATGAAGTGGCAGACCTCAGCTGGCGCCTGCTGAAGTGTCTTCGTCACAAAGGGCTCAGCCTGCCGAGGCCACTTCAGCCTCAACGCAGGTTCCCCCCCAACACCTCACACCCAATTGGGTCAGTCCAACCCGGGTGTTAGGGTTGATAGTAGGTAAGACTACTTAGTCAGACTGCCAGGTAAGTGGAATAGTCAGTCCGTCCCATCTTCAGAACAGCTTCAGTTTACTGTCAACCTGTGAGAGCAACACTGTgtgcgtggagagagagagagggaacgagacagtacagggggagggagagagagtggtatcTGTAGGTCGATCAATAAACAAAGCCAATCCAGGGGGCCCATACAATGGGTCTTAAATGCTCTGCATTTCTCTACTCATCTCTAAAGGAGCATTTTACATCTGTTTTATGTCTGGGGGTTGCAGCAAAAGGAAGAGATGGCTAAAAAGGGGGCTAGGTGGAGTGGATGATGTGTGTGAGCAGAATGAACCGGACTACAAAGCTGAACACCCTCATGAGAAATACAGGTCAGGTGTAAGCATTCACTTTCCATCAAAGGTGGTGTTACCTAAACAAGTGCTATTAAAGTGCTATTAAAATGTACTCAAACATTTCATTTATAGAATGTATAAATTGAGGTAGTTTGATTCTTTCACTCTTGGATGAAAATATGGTCACAAATAAAATGGCGGATATCCCACTTTATGGATTATAATCAATGGATTTACACTTTACTGCTGCCTTCAAGTGCAACTGTGTACACTGGCAAATAGCCCAACTATGATGGAGAACAAATTAAATTTTTATTTCTGCTCACGACATCATTGATCCTTGGTGTGCCTATGTTGATGAATTAAATATGGCAACAAGATCCGCGGTTTGAGTTTCCTTTCTTGTGTGAGTAGGACCTCTCCTTGACAACGGTGGTCATGACAACAGCACAGGAGCGGGGGAAAGAGAAGCAGAGGCAAAGGATAGCCGTCTATTATGAATGAGACATGTTTACCTGTGGTACTACATTTGATGAATACCACAGCATAAGAAATCCACTGGAATCATTAGCGCACACACACGAAAGTCAAAAGAAATGATTGACAAATATATTGCCAGGTTTCCATTGATTTGTCTAGTCGGTGCTTCAAAAGGCTGTACACACAAAGTTTTACAGAACAGGATGTGTGCGCATACACCCGAACACACATAAGTAGTACATTTAAGATGGACATCCCCGAGTGTATTCATCTCTGAGATAGAACTATCAGCTGACCACATTA
This genomic interval from Oncorhynchus clarkii lewisi isolate Uvic-CL-2024 chromosome 18, UVic_Ocla_1.0, whole genome shotgun sequence contains the following:
- the LOC139372593 gene encoding claudin-7-like; protein product: MVNTGMQLISFTCAVTGWVMAIAVTALPQWKVSAFIGSNILTSEIKWEGIWMNCIYQATGHMQCKTYDSILALPPDLQAARALMCVAIFLGWLSCTVSCCGMKCTTCAGDDRRAKAGIALSGGVLFILTGLCVLVPVSWTANTVVQDFYNPKVPVMYKRELGQAIYLGWASAVILMISGAVLSSTCPHIESGGGEYRRGYMGRSFPNTRPSPLAPDPPKPITSNSVPLKEYV